From one Phocaeicola salanitronis DSM 18170 genomic stretch:
- the cysK gene encoding cysteine synthase A, with translation MARIYQQLTELIGNTPLLKLNRLSEKYHTKASILAKLEYFNPGGSVKDRIALAMIEDAEQKGLLQPGATLIEPTSGNTGVGMAWIAAIKGYKTILTMPETMSVERRMLLKAMGAQLVLTPGSEGMNGAIRKANELQQEIPGAIILKQFENPANPAAHIRTTAEEIWKDTDGKIDVFIAGVGTGGTLSGVGKGLKAHNPQIEIIAVEPDASAVLSGGKAGSHRIQGIGAGFIPKTYDTDIADRIIRVKDEDALHMEKELAATEGLLAGISSGAAAYAALQLASDADYAGKNIVALLPDTGERYLSVF, from the coding sequence ATGGCACGAATTTACCAGCAACTGACCGAACTCATCGGCAACACTCCGCTCCTGAAACTGAACCGTTTGAGTGAAAAATACCACACCAAGGCTTCCATACTGGCAAAACTGGAATATTTCAATCCCGGCGGAAGCGTAAAAGACCGTATAGCCCTTGCCATGATAGAAGATGCGGAACAAAAAGGGCTTCTACAGCCCGGAGCAACCCTGATTGAACCAACCAGTGGAAATACAGGAGTAGGCATGGCATGGATTGCTGCCATTAAAGGATATAAAACCATTCTGACCATGCCGGAAACCATGAGCGTAGAGCGGCGGATGCTGCTGAAAGCCATGGGTGCCCAACTTGTATTGACACCCGGAAGCGAAGGAATGAACGGAGCTATCCGTAAAGCCAACGAGCTGCAACAGGAAATTCCCGGTGCCATCATTCTGAAGCAATTCGAGAATCCGGCTAATCCTGCTGCCCATATCCGGACCACAGCAGAAGAAATATGGAAAGACACCGACGGGAAAATAGATGTATTTATTGCCGGCGTAGGTACAGGAGGTACCTTAAGCGGTGTAGGAAAAGGACTGAAAGCACATAATCCGCAGATAGAAATCATCGCAGTGGAACCGGATGCCTCAGCCGTCTTGTCAGGCGGGAAAGCAGGTTCGCACCGCATTCAAGGCATCGGAGCCGGATTTATTCCCAAAACTTACGACACGGACATAGCAGACCGTATCATCCGGGTAAAAGACGAGGATGCGCTCCACATGGAAAAAGAACTGGCGGCTACAGAAGGGCTGCTGGCAGGCATATCCTCAGGCGCAGCCGCATACGCTGCCCTGCAACTTGCATCAGATGCGGATTACGCAGGGAAAAACATCGTAGCCTTGCTGCCTGACACAGGAGAAAGATACCTTTCAGTCTTCTAA
- a CDS encoding OstA-like protein: MMQKGRNKRHTFNGHRALLVCALCLFGFCLLAQKPVQKQAISHANDSVSQKQPEPKKQQAKSKVYLIHSDVLRKDSRHPDAQVVVGNVVFRHDSVYMYCDSAYYYDQISSFEAFSNVKMNQGDTLFLYGDRLYYDGNTQIAEVRMNVRMENRNTTLLTDSLNYDRVYNLGYYFDGGTLMDEQNVLTSDWGQYSPSTKQSVFNYDVQLVNPQFTLTSDTLEYNTATKIANIVGPSDIDSDENHIYSELGTYNTVTGKAYLYNRSVLTNDGKQLTGDTLYYDRDAGTGEAFRNMVMTDTVNKNMMTGEYGFYNEKTKFAFATDKAVGIDYSQGDSLFLHGDTLMMRTFYLDTDTMFREMQAFHKVRFYRTDVQGVADSLVFSSKDSCLTMYRDPILWNENQQLVGEKICIYMNDSTIDWAHIINQALSVEELDSTMYNQVTGKEMKAYFRGGEMHKTEVIGSVRLVYYPMDSDSTLIGMNVSETSKLEVYLENRKIERMVMSPQSNGTLYPMLQIPKGKDKLDNFVWFDYIRPLNKEDIFDWREKKAEDQLKKNVRGPVELPNQHLFENKKEE; this comes from the coding sequence ATGATGCAGAAAGGAAGAAATAAAAGACATACGTTCAACGGGCATAGGGCACTCTTGGTGTGTGCCTTATGCCTTTTCGGCTTTTGTCTGTTGGCGCAGAAACCGGTTCAGAAGCAAGCTATTTCTCATGCGAATGATTCGGTGTCTCAAAAACAGCCGGAGCCTAAGAAGCAGCAGGCTAAAAGCAAGGTGTACCTGATTCATTCGGACGTGTTGCGTAAAGATTCCCGTCACCCCGATGCACAAGTGGTGGTGGGTAATGTCGTATTCCGTCACGATAGTGTGTACATGTATTGCGACAGCGCATACTATTATGACCAAATTAGTTCGTTCGAAGCGTTCAGTAATGTGAAGATGAATCAGGGCGATACGCTTTTCCTGTATGGCGACAGGTTGTATTATGACGGGAATACGCAGATAGCCGAAGTGCGGATGAATGTGCGGATGGAAAACCGGAACACTACGTTGTTGACGGATAGCCTGAATTATGACCGGGTGTATAACCTGGGCTATTATTTCGACGGGGGAACCTTGATGGATGAGCAGAACGTATTGACTTCGGACTGGGGGCAATACAGTCCGAGCACCAAACAATCGGTATTCAATTACGATGTCCAGTTGGTCAACCCGCAATTTACCCTTACTTCAGATACATTGGAATACAATACTGCGACTAAAATTGCGAATATTGTAGGGCCTTCGGATATCGATAGTGACGAGAATCACATTTATTCGGAACTGGGCACGTATAATACCGTTACGGGGAAGGCTTATTTGTATAACCGCTCGGTGCTGACCAATGACGGGAAACAGTTGACCGGAGATACGCTTTATTATGACCGCGATGCAGGTACAGGCGAAGCTTTCCGCAATATGGTGATGACTGACACCGTCAACAAGAACATGATGACGGGCGAATATGGTTTTTATAACGAGAAAACCAAGTTTGCGTTTGCTACCGATAAGGCAGTAGGCATCGATTATTCGCAGGGGGATAGCTTGTTCTTGCATGGAGACACTTTGATGATGCGTACCTTTTATTTAGATACCGATACGATGTTCCGTGAAATGCAGGCTTTTCATAAGGTGCGCTTCTACCGTACCGATGTGCAAGGAGTGGCGGACTCGTTGGTGTTTTCTTCCAAAGACAGTTGCCTGACGATGTATCGGGACCCGATTCTTTGGAACGAGAACCAGCAGTTGGTAGGTGAGAAGATTTGCATTTACATGAATGACAGTACCATCGATTGGGCACATATCATTAATCAGGCTTTGTCGGTAGAGGAACTGGATTCTACGATGTATAATCAGGTGACGGGAAAAGAAATGAAGGCTTATTTCCGGGGCGGAGAGATGCATAAGACCGAAGTAATCGGGTCGGTGCGTCTGGTTTATTATCCCATGGATTCGGACAGCACCCTGATTGGGATGAATGTGTCTGAAACCAGCAAGCTGGAAGTGTATCTGGAGAACCGGAAAATCGAACGGATGGTAATGAGTCCGCAATCGAACGGGACGTTGTATCCCATGCTCCAGATACCTAAGGGGAAAGATAAATTAGATAACTTTGTATGGTTCGATTATATACGTCCGTTGAATAAGGAAGATATATTCGACTGGCGGGAGAAAAAGGCGGAAGACCAGTTGAAGAAGAATGTCCGCGGACCGGTAGAATTGCCTAATCAGCATTTGTTTGAAAATAAAAAGGAGGAATAG
- a CDS encoding TetR/AcrR family transcriptional regulator, with protein MTVQKTKAKLVDVARQLFAKKGVDATTMNDIAVASKKGRRTLYTYFKSKEQIYMAVVESELEMLSDTMERVAQKNIPPDEKILELISTHLDIVKLAVYRNGTLRANFFRDIWRVEAMRKHFDQNEMKLFREVLKEGKEQGLFDIDNIEITADILHYCIKGIEVPYIRGQIGEDLDDEIGWRYVAKIVYGALGRKE; from the coding sequence ATGACCGTACAGAAGACCAAAGCAAAATTAGTGGATGTAGCCCGCCAACTCTTTGCTAAGAAAGGGGTGGATGCTACGACAATGAATGATATTGCCGTGGCTTCGAAAAAAGGAAGGCGTACACTCTATACTTATTTCAAGAGCAAAGAGCAGATTTATATGGCTGTAGTCGAATCGGAATTGGAGATGCTTTCCGATACGATGGAAAGAGTTGCACAAAAGAACATTCCTCCCGATGAAAAGATTCTGGAATTGATTTCCACCCATTTGGATATTGTAAAGCTGGCGGTGTACCGTAACGGTACGCTGCGTGCCAATTTCTTCCGTGATATATGGCGTGTAGAAGCCATGCGCAAGCATTTCGATCAGAATGAGATGAAATTGTTTCGGGAGGTTCTGAAGGAGGGAAAAGAACAGGGCTTGTTTGATATCGACAATATAGAGATTACTGCAGACATTCTGCATTATTGCATTAAAGGGATTGAGGTGCCTTATATACGCGGACAGATAGGAGAAGACCTTGACGATGAAATAGGTTGGCGTTACGTAGCAAAGATTGTCTACGGGGCATTGGGAAGAAAGGAGTAA
- the fabG gene encoding 3-oxoacyl-[acyl-carrier-protein] reductase, with translation MGLLTGKTAIITGAARGIGKAIALKFAAEGANIAFTDLVIDENGKKTEEEIAALGVKAKGYASNAASFEDTAKVVEQIHADFGSIDILVNNAGITKDGLMMRMSEGQWDAVINVNLKSAFNFIHACTPIMMRQRSGNIINMASVVGVHGNAGQCNYAASKAGLIALAKSIAQELGSRGIRANAIAPGFIITDMTAQLSDEVKAEWNKRIPLRRGGTPEDVANIALFLASDMSSYVSGQVIQVDGGMNM, from the coding sequence ATGGGATTATTAACAGGAAAAACAGCGATTATTACGGGTGCTGCCCGTGGTATCGGTAAAGCGATTGCGTTGAAGTTTGCCGCAGAAGGTGCAAACATCGCATTTACAGATTTGGTGATAGACGAAAACGGAAAGAAGACAGAAGAAGAAATTGCCGCTTTGGGTGTAAAGGCTAAAGGCTATGCTTCGAATGCTGCCAGCTTCGAAGATACCGCAAAGGTCGTAGAGCAGATTCATGCCGATTTCGGTTCTATCGATATCTTGGTGAACAATGCCGGAATCACCAAAGACGGGCTGATGATGCGTATGAGCGAAGGGCAATGGGATGCCGTTATCAATGTGAACTTGAAGTCGGCTTTCAACTTTATTCATGCTTGTACACCGATTATGATGCGCCAGCGGAGCGGAAACATCATCAACATGGCTTCGGTGGTAGGCGTACACGGTAATGCCGGACAATGCAACTATGCTGCATCAAAAGCCGGACTGATAGCATTGGCAAAATCAATAGCTCAGGAATTAGGCTCTCGTGGCATCCGTGCCAACGCGATTGCTCCGGGCTTCATCATTACCGATATGACAGCTCAGTTGTCCGACGAAGTGAAAGCGGAGTGGAACAAGCGCATTCCGTTGCGTCGTGGCGGTACGCCTGAAGATGTGGCGAATATCGCTTTGTTCTTGGCTTCAGACATGTCTTCTTACGTATCCGGTCAGGTGATTCAGGTAGATGGCGGTATGAATATGTAA
- a CDS encoding RluA family pseudouridine synthase produces MTIVYEDNHIIIVNKTASEIVQGDKTGDTPLSEMLKQYIKEAYAKPGNVFLGVTHRLDRPVSGLVVFAKTSKALSRLNDMFRNGEVRKTYWAIVKQCPPAEEGELVHYLVRNEKQNKSYAYDREVKDSKKAVLHYKLIDRSENYYLVEVDLKTGRHHQIRCQLAKAGCPIKGDLKYGFPRSNPDGSICLHARTVSFIHPVSKKLIEVTAPLPEGNLWKAFQTIG; encoded by the coding sequence ATGACTATCGTATACGAAGACAATCATATTATTATCGTCAATAAGACTGCTTCCGAAATCGTACAGGGCGACAAGACGGGCGACACGCCTCTTTCGGAAATGTTGAAACAATACATCAAAGAGGCGTATGCCAAGCCCGGAAACGTGTTTCTGGGCGTTACCCACCGTCTGGACCGTCCGGTCAGTGGATTGGTGGTTTTTGCCAAGACCAGCAAAGCATTGTCACGCCTGAACGATATGTTCCGCAACGGTGAAGTAAGGAAGACCTATTGGGCGATTGTAAAGCAATGCCCTCCTGCCGAAGAAGGCGAGTTGGTCCATTACCTGGTGCGTAACGAAAAGCAAAACAAGTCGTATGCTTACGACCGGGAAGTGAAGGACTCGAAGAAAGCCGTTTTGCATTATAAATTGATTGACCGTTCGGAAAACTATTATTTGGTGGAAGTTGACTTGAAGACCGGGCGTCATCATCAGATACGCTGCCAGTTGGCAAAGGCAGGATGTCCGATAAAAGGAGACTTGAAGTATGGTTTTCCGCGTTCCAACCCTGATGGGAGCATTTGTTTGCATGCACGGACGGTGAGTTTCATTCATCCGGTTTCGAAAAAGCTGATAGAAGTTACAGCTCCGCTGCCCGAAGGGAATCTGTGGAAAGCATTCCAGACGATTGGATGA
- a CDS encoding peptidylprolyl isomerase: MSKFRLMKCYVCLLLSLAGVSVFAQDNVIDEVVWVVGDEAILKSDVENERLNAQYENRHFDGDPYCVIPEELAVQKLFLHQAELDSIIVSDQEVIQQVEQRISWLTEQIGSREKMEEYYNKTYTQIREMLRENIRDGLTVQQMQQEIVGDIKLTPAEVRNYFNKLPQDSIPFVPTQVEVQIITQEPKIPETEIERVKAQLREYADRVNKGETSFSTLARFYSEDPGTARRGGEGGFTGRGELVPEFANVVFNLTDTKKVSKVFETEFGFHIAQLIEKRGDRVNYRHILLRPKVDQKAIDASLARLDSIADDIRKEKFSFDDAATWISQDKDTRNNHGLLANPQSNTSRFEMQQLAGLISQDVAKVVEGMQIGEISKPFTMINSKGKQVCAIVKLKNRIDGHKATITEDYQRLKSMVTAKRSEEKLQKWIVDKQKNTYVRINPNWRKCDFKYPGWIKQ; the protein is encoded by the coding sequence ATGAGTAAGTTTAGATTGATGAAATGTTATGTATGCCTGCTTCTTTCGCTGGCAGGAGTGTCCGTTTTTGCTCAGGACAATGTCATCGATGAAGTGGTTTGGGTGGTAGGCGATGAAGCCATCTTGAAGTCGGATGTAGAAAACGAGCGGTTGAATGCACAATATGAGAACCGGCATTTCGATGGTGACCCTTATTGTGTGATACCTGAAGAACTGGCGGTACAGAAGCTTTTTCTGCATCAGGCAGAACTGGATAGTATCATCGTTTCCGATCAGGAGGTGATTCAGCAGGTAGAACAACGGATTTCGTGGCTGACCGAACAGATTGGTTCCAGGGAGAAAATGGAAGAATATTATAATAAGACCTATACGCAGATACGCGAGATGTTGCGTGAAAACATCCGTGACGGATTGACGGTACAGCAGATGCAACAGGAAATTGTAGGGGACATTAAGCTGACTCCGGCTGAGGTGCGCAATTATTTCAATAAATTGCCACAAGACAGCATCCCGTTTGTGCCCACGCAAGTGGAGGTGCAGATTATAACGCAAGAACCTAAGATTCCGGAAACGGAAATAGAACGGGTGAAGGCGCAATTGCGTGAATATGCCGACCGTGTGAACAAGGGCGAGACTTCTTTCTCTACATTAGCCCGTTTTTATTCGGAAGATCCCGGAACGGCACGCCGAGGAGGTGAAGGCGGATTTACGGGACGGGGCGAATTGGTTCCGGAGTTTGCCAATGTGGTGTTTAATCTGACAGATACGAAGAAAGTTTCCAAAGTGTTTGAAACGGAATTCGGCTTCCATATCGCCCAATTGATAGAAAAGCGGGGCGACCGTGTAAACTACCGCCATATCTTGTTGCGTCCGAAAGTAGACCAGAAAGCCATTGATGCTTCATTGGCGCGTTTGGATTCGATAGCCGATGATATCCGGAAAGAGAAGTTTTCTTTCGACGATGCGGCTACATGGATTTCGCAAGATAAGGATACGCGCAACAATCACGGATTACTTGCCAATCCCCAGTCGAACACTTCCCGTTTCGAGATGCAACAGTTGGCAGGCTTAATCTCGCAGGATGTGGCAAAGGTGGTAGAAGGCATGCAAATCGGCGAGATTTCGAAACCTTTTACGATGATTAATTCGAAAGGGAAACAAGTCTGTGCCATTGTAAAGTTGAAGAACCGGATTGACGGGCATAAGGCTACTATTACAGAAGATTACCAGCGTTTGAAGAGTATGGTGACCGCCAAGCGAAGCGAAGAGAAACTTCAGAAATGGATTGTAGACAAGCAGAAGAATACGTATGTACGCATCAATCCTAACTGGCGGAAATGTGATTTCAAATATCCGGGATGGATTAAACAATGA
- the mutL gene encoding DNA mismatch repair endonuclease MutL yields the protein MSDVIRLLPDSVANQIAAGEVIQRPASVVKELVENAVDAGAHQIDVLVTDAGKTCIQVIDDGKGMSETDARLAFERHATSKIREASDLFALHTMGFRGEALASIAAVAQVELRTCQEGEALGTRLLIAGSKVEEQEAVACPCGSNFSVKNLFYNVPARRKFLKSNQTELSNILAEFERIALVNPDISFTLYHNGTEMLNLPAIQLRQRIMGVFGKKLNQELLSMDVTTSMIRMHGFIGKPETARKKGVRQFFFVNGRYMRHPYFHKAIAEAYERLVPVGEQVSYFIYFEVDPAHIDVNIHPTKTEIKFENEQAIWQILSAAVKETLGRFNAVPSIDFDTEGMPDIPAFESSRQGRVTPPSASYDPSYNPFHVSSSVPPSSYSAASSFRKPTDWEPLFDGLERKTPVEPEAEEMPPEEPTLYDAHPEETVKEITTQHYQYKGSYILTSVKSGLMIINQQRAHVRILYDRYMRQIADKRHVSQRLLFPEMVHFSASEIPVLEEIKDDLLALGFDLSNLGGGSYAINGVPAGIEGLNPERLVTDLVQTAIEKGVHVKEEVQSLLALSLAKASAIVPGQVLTSEEMNNLVDGLFAVSTPNYTPDGKIVLAVVKEEDIEKLFKN from the coding sequence ATGAGTGATGTGATACGTTTGTTGCCGGATTCCGTAGCCAATCAGATTGCGGCGGGCGAAGTGATACAACGCCCTGCGTCCGTTGTGAAAGAGTTGGTGGAGAATGCGGTAGATGCAGGTGCACATCAAATTGATGTGCTGGTTACAGATGCCGGAAAGACATGCATTCAGGTGATTGATGATGGCAAAGGCATGTCGGAGACGGATGCGCGTTTGGCTTTCGAACGTCATGCGACATCGAAAATACGTGAAGCGTCTGATTTATTTGCCCTTCATACGATGGGGTTCCGGGGAGAAGCGTTGGCGTCGATTGCAGCAGTGGCTCAGGTAGAGTTACGCACGTGTCAGGAAGGAGAGGCGTTAGGCACCCGGCTGCTGATAGCCGGCTCGAAAGTAGAAGAGCAGGAGGCGGTGGCATGTCCGTGCGGAAGCAATTTCAGCGTGAAGAACTTGTTTTATAATGTGCCGGCCCGCCGTAAGTTCTTGAAATCGAACCAGACGGAGCTGAGTAATATCTTGGCGGAATTCGAGCGTATCGCTTTGGTGAATCCGGACATTTCTTTTACACTTTATCATAATGGGACGGAAATGTTGAACTTGCCGGCTATCCAGTTGAGGCAGCGAATCATGGGCGTCTTTGGTAAAAAACTGAACCAGGAATTGCTTTCCATGGATGTCACAACCAGCATGATACGGATGCATGGATTTATCGGAAAGCCTGAAACAGCCCGCAAGAAAGGGGTGCGCCAGTTTTTCTTTGTCAATGGGAGGTATATGCGTCATCCTTATTTTCATAAGGCTATAGCTGAGGCTTACGAACGCTTGGTGCCGGTGGGCGAGCAAGTTTCTTATTTTATTTATTTTGAAGTTGACCCTGCCCATATCGATGTAAATATCCATCCGACCAAAACTGAAATCAAGTTCGAGAATGAACAGGCTATCTGGCAGATTCTTTCTGCGGCGGTAAAAGAGACATTGGGACGTTTTAATGCGGTTCCTTCCATTGACTTTGATACGGAAGGCATGCCCGATATTCCGGCTTTTGAGTCGTCAAGGCAAGGACGCGTTACGCCTCCTTCCGCTTCTTACGACCCTTCGTACAATCCGTTTCATGTTTCTTCTTCGGTTCCTCCTTCTTCTTATTCGGCAGCATCTTCGTTTCGGAAACCGACTGATTGGGAACCTCTTTTCGACGGATTAGAGCGGAAAACGCCTGTAGAGCCGGAAGCAGAGGAAATGCCTCCCGAAGAGCCTACGCTTTATGATGCCCATCCGGAAGAAACGGTAAAGGAGATTACCACTCAGCACTATCAGTACAAAGGAAGCTACATCCTTACTTCCGTGAAGTCGGGATTGATGATAATCAACCAGCAACGGGCGCATGTCCGTATCTTATATGACCGGTATATGCGTCAGATAGCCGACAAGCGCCATGTTTCCCAGCGTCTGCTTTTCCCGGAAATGGTGCATTTCTCGGCTTCGGAAATTCCGGTGTTGGAGGAGATAAAGGATGATTTGCTGGCTTTAGGTTTCGATTTGAGCAATTTGGGCGGAGGTTCTTATGCCATTAATGGGGTGCCTGCAGGCATTGAAGGGCTGAATCCGGAGCGTTTAGTGACCGATTTGGTGCAGACAGCTATCGAAAAGGGAGTGCATGTAAAGGAAGAAGTACAGTCGCTGTTGGCTCTTTCGTTGGCAAAGGCTTCGGCAATTGTTCCGGGGCAAGTGCTGACGTCCGAAGAAATGAACAACTTGGTGGATGGGCTTTTCGCCGTTTCTACACCGAATTATACTCCCGATGGAAAGATTGTGCTTGCCGTAGTCAAAGAGGAAGACATTGAAAAGCTTTTTAAGAATTGA
- a CDS encoding peptidyl-prolyl cis-trans isomerase translates to MDRFRYLLFSVFPLFFISGAYAGNMDEDLMRLKVADAERCGWDTLPKFRHYCRAMEGKVWKELMVDAGGMDSLLHALYRESVERYSVKGWVKLEEISVRLSQHAAKREVAEACQRMDSIYACLQQGGSFDAFIKEHTVPVWRPVAGLLQEFSSRLERLEKGTYTTPFLSPLGVHIIRLADRKPAVSYEEAYPYLSIYAERLGRRNPALKQGLYAQWAAGHVEDGFLEKRLREVKDRLLVEWWDRRHPLPVPDERDLETYFEAHKGEYAWEFPHYKGAVIRCQNKKMASRIRKCLKKLPQAQWEEAFRIWKEANPEADAVIEVGLFQIGKNAYVDKLAFECGEFPHDVRYPYVCVMGKRLKKGPEDFRDVRKQVEKDYYRVQIMEQIGKSRQESLKLSGMTYKNR, encoded by the coding sequence ATGGACCGATTCCGATACCTTCTTTTTTCCGTTTTCCCCTTATTTTTCATTTCGGGCGCTTATGCCGGTAATATGGATGAAGACCTGATGCGGTTGAAAGTCGCTGATGCCGAGCGTTGCGGATGGGATACACTTCCGAAGTTCCGGCATTATTGCAGGGCGATGGAAGGAAAGGTGTGGAAGGAGTTGATGGTGGATGCCGGCGGGATGGATTCTTTGCTTCATGCATTGTATCGGGAAAGCGTGGAGCGGTATTCGGTGAAAGGTTGGGTAAAGCTGGAAGAGATTTCGGTACGTCTTTCCCAGCATGCTGCGAAAAGGGAAGTGGCAGAAGCATGCCAGAGGATGGATTCTATTTATGCGTGTTTGCAACAGGGGGGGTCTTTTGATGCGTTTATAAAAGAGCATACGGTGCCTGTATGGCGTCCCGTAGCCGGGTTGTTGCAAGAATTTTCCTCTCGGCTGGAGCGGCTGGAGAAAGGAACTTATACCACACCGTTTTTGTCTCCGTTAGGTGTACATATCATCCGGTTGGCAGACCGTAAACCGGCGGTGAGTTATGAAGAGGCGTATCCTTATCTGAGCATTTATGCAGAGCGGTTGGGAAGACGTAACCCGGCGTTAAAGCAAGGCTTGTATGCCCAGTGGGCGGCAGGACATGTGGAGGATGGTTTTCTGGAGAAACGCTTGCGGGAGGTCAAAGACCGTTTGCTGGTTGAGTGGTGGGATCGCCGTCATCCGTTGCCTGTTCCTGATGAACGCGATTTGGAAACTTATTTTGAAGCGCATAAAGGGGAGTATGCATGGGAGTTTCCGCATTATAAAGGGGCGGTTATCCGGTGTCAGAACAAGAAAATGGCTTCGCGTATCCGTAAATGCTTGAAGAAACTTCCGCAAGCCCAATGGGAAGAGGCATTTCGGATTTGGAAAGAAGCAAATCCCGAAGCGGATGCCGTGATAGAAGTAGGCTTGTTTCAGATAGGAAAGAATGCGTATGTGGATAAATTGGCATTCGAATGCGGAGAGTTTCCGCATGATGTCCGTTATCCGTATGTGTGCGTAATGGGCAAGCGTTTGAAGAAAGGTCCGGAAGATTTTAGGGATGTGCGGAAACAGGTAGAGAAGGATTATTACCGGGTGCAGATTATGGAACAAATCGGAAAATCAAGGCAGGAAAGTCTGAAATTATCCGGTATGACATATAAAAACCGTTAA
- a CDS encoding peptidyl-prolyl cis-trans isomerase, protein MDKLIILLMGLLLLNGCTHSVNHQGKTPLVEVDDAFLYKEDVDAALPVGIHGKDSMRFAEEYIRNWVEDVLLYGKAEGNIPDNEKIDRQVEAYRRALIMHTYQEELVRQKLGNEVTEAEIAAYYQSHAGQFQAEQPYIQGLFVKVPLQTRNLNRVRNLYKQNTQDAIDGLEKFSIAHAVSYDYFYDRWRPVSEFVSKLPLEALETDADYLRRNKDVEVRDTAYCYFLHVERFLPKGDPLPLEYAKNEIREMIINLKRVEFINQMKRDLYREASENNDIIYYKPDNE, encoded by the coding sequence ATGGATAAACTGATTATCTTGCTTATGGGATTGCTCCTTTTGAACGGATGTACGCATTCGGTCAACCATCAAGGGAAAACTCCGTTGGTGGAGGTTGATGATGCTTTCTTGTATAAAGAAGATGTGGATGCGGCTTTGCCGGTAGGCATTCACGGTAAGGATAGCATGCGGTTTGCCGAAGAATATATCCGGAATTGGGTAGAGGACGTGTTGCTTTACGGGAAAGCGGAAGGCAATATTCCGGATAATGAAAAGATAGACCGTCAGGTGGAGGCATACCGGCGCGCATTGATTATGCATACGTATCAGGAAGAATTGGTAAGGCAGAAGTTGGGGAACGAGGTGACAGAGGCGGAGATAGCGGCTTATTACCAGTCGCATGCCGGACAATTTCAGGCGGAACAGCCTTATATACAGGGATTGTTCGTGAAAGTTCCGCTTCAGACACGGAACCTGAACCGTGTGCGGAATTTGTATAAACAGAATACGCAAGACGCTATCGACGGGCTGGAGAAATTCAGCATCGCCCATGCCGTGAGTTATGATTACTTTTACGACCGTTGGCGTCCGGTATCGGAGTTTGTGTCGAAGCTGCCGTTGGAGGCTTTGGAAACAGACGCGGATTATTTGAGGCGGAATAAGGATGTAGAAGTACGTGATACGGCATATTGCTATTTCCTGCATGTGGAACGGTTTTTGCCTAAAGGTGACCCGCTTCCGCTGGAATATGCAAAAAATGAAATTAGGGAAATGATAATCAATCTGAAGCGTGTAGAATTTATCAATCAAATGAAACGTGATTTGTATAGAGAGGCTTCAGAGAATAATGATATAATTTATTATAAACCGGACAATGAGTAA